The Paeniglutamicibacter sulfureus genome includes a region encoding these proteins:
- a CDS encoding pseudouridine synthase codes for MTSPLPVRNGVNATRLRVPSGGQWATVCEYMLHRFGHVDAQGIARRFQQGEVVGLDGESLDEHTPLGAHEFIWYYRNLPAEEPIPFTETILHHDENLLVIDKPHFLPTTPGGRFIQQSALVRLRNRVGNPELIPMHRLDRATAGILLFSTNPETRGAYQTLFERREISKTYEAVSALEPVAGRPAGEVLGTGGLGGSAEERSGNAVDGTAGPGNDLLTAAALRDRLDALAHEPLVYRNRMSKIKGQLRSLVEKGEPNAESLIELMGTGTSNGHFAGLRVAKFRLSPHSGKTHQLRVHLAALGLGILNDPFYPTLLDLAADDYKRPLQLLARSISFIDPLSGTQVRYTSELELSESPT; via the coding sequence ATGACTTCTCCCCTTCCCGTGCGCAACGGTGTCAATGCAACCCGTCTGCGCGTGCCTTCCGGGGGCCAGTGGGCAACGGTGTGCGAATACATGCTGCATCGATTCGGGCACGTCGACGCCCAAGGCATCGCACGTCGCTTCCAACAGGGCGAGGTCGTGGGCCTTGACGGGGAGTCCCTGGATGAGCACACGCCGCTGGGCGCGCACGAATTTATCTGGTACTACCGAAACCTGCCGGCCGAGGAACCCATACCCTTCACCGAGACGATCCTGCACCACGACGAAAACCTGCTGGTCATCGACAAGCCGCACTTCCTGCCCACCACCCCCGGCGGTCGCTTCATCCAGCAGTCAGCCCTCGTGCGGCTGCGCAACCGCGTGGGCAACCCGGAGCTGATCCCCATGCACCGGCTGGATCGGGCGACGGCAGGAATCCTGCTCTTCTCCACCAACCCGGAGACCCGCGGCGCCTACCAGACGCTCTTCGAACGCCGCGAGATCTCCAAGACCTACGAGGCGGTTTCGGCGCTTGAGCCGGTCGCGGGGCGCCCGGCCGGCGAGGTCCTGGGCACAGGCGGGCTCGGTGGAAGCGCCGAGGAACGCAGCGGCAACGCGGTCGACGGAACGGCCGGACCGGGAAACGACCTGCTCACGGCCGCCGCACTGCGCGACCGCCTCGACGCGCTGGCGCACGAACCGCTGGTGTATCGCAACCGCATGAGCAAGATCAAGGGGCAGTTGCGCTCGTTGGTAGAGAAGGGGGAACCGAACGCAGAGTCCCTCATTGAGCTGATGGGCACCGGGACCTCGAACGGGCATTTTGCCGGGCTCCGGGTCGCCAAATTCAGGCTGAGCCCGCACTCGGGCAAGACCCACCAGCTGCGCGTGCACCTGGCGGCCCTGGGACTCGGAATCCTCAACGACCCGTTCTACCCGACGCTGCTGGACCTGGCCGCGGATGACTACAAGCGCCCGCTGCAGCTGCTGGCCCGCAGCATTTCGTTCATTGACCCTCTCTCCGGGACACAGGTGCGTTACACCTCGGAACTGGAACTCTCCGAATCTCCCACCTGA
- a CDS encoding DNA-formamidopyrimidine glycosylase family protein, translating to MPEGDTVFRTARRLEAALGGRALSVSDFRVPAHATLSLVDWMVESVVSRGKHLLIRTRPPVKVSAPPLSIHSHLLMEGHWDVYATGERWRSPAFKARAVLGNKAFTAVGFELGFLHVLRTTDEVEVIGHLGPDPLGHSWDPDEALRRLLIDPERPIGLALLDQRLISGLGNVYRSELLFITRVHPRTPAGEVEDLGHMVDIAHRLLHANKDRARRVTTGSDGMNPYWVYGRAGQACLRCGGTLQKESLAESTRSAERDVFFCASCQGSYVPSGGRTR from the coding sequence ATGCCCGAAGGGGATACAGTTTTTCGCACGGCCCGTCGATTGGAGGCCGCTCTGGGGGGCAGGGCCTTGAGCGTGAGCGATTTTCGCGTACCCGCCCATGCAACCTTGTCGTTGGTGGATTGGATGGTGGAGTCGGTCGTTTCACGCGGCAAGCATCTGCTCATCCGCACCCGCCCGCCCGTGAAGGTATCCGCCCCTCCGCTGAGCATCCACTCGCACCTGCTCATGGAGGGTCACTGGGACGTCTATGCCACCGGGGAACGCTGGCGGTCCCCGGCGTTCAAGGCACGCGCGGTGCTGGGCAACAAGGCCTTCACCGCGGTGGGCTTCGAGCTCGGGTTCCTGCACGTGTTGCGGACCACCGACGAGGTTGAAGTCATTGGCCACCTGGGCCCGGACCCGCTGGGGCATTCCTGGGATCCGGACGAAGCACTGCGCAGACTGCTCATCGACCCGGAGCGACCCATTGGATTGGCGTTGCTCGACCAGCGTCTGATTTCCGGACTGGGCAATGTGTATCGTTCCGAGCTGCTCTTTATCACCCGGGTGCACCCACGCACCCCGGCGGGCGAGGTGGAGGACCTGGGCCATATGGTCGACATTGCCCACCGCCTGCTGCATGCCAACAAGGACCGCGCCCGGCGCGTGACCACGGGCTCCGACGGGATGAACCCGTACTGGGTCTATGGCCGTGCCGGCCAGGCGTGCCTTCGCTGTGGTGGCACCTTGCAAAAGGAATCGCTGGCCGAATCCACGCGCAGCGCCGAACGAGATGTGTTCTTCTGTGCCTCCTGCCAGGGCTCCTACGTGCCCAGCGGCGGCCGTACGCGCTGA
- a CDS encoding ATP-dependent helicase: MAKNVEAAHVLERFTPATRAWFEGAFAAPTPAQIGAWDAISTGRHALVVAPTGSGKTLSAFLWALDSFARTATEITAPALPGLESGASKDKKAETTSGGTKVLYISPLKALGVDVERNLRAPLVGIKATAAHLGLAVPQVSVGVRSGDTPANERRKLVTNPPDILITTPESLYLMLTSRARESLTGVHTVIIDEVHAVAGTKRGAHLALSLERLDALLPAPAQRIGLSATVEPRDEVARFLGGTAPVSIIAPPITKTWELSVRVPVEDMTDLPAAAAAHDLGPGSGLAPQASIWPHVEEQIVDLIEANRSTIVFANSRRLAERLTGRLNEIHESRAAGTDAVPEATFASNGIGSTGAETGAGTPAARVQPGTGMPAAMMAQAGTTATSVPAGERGAVAPLARAHHGSVSKETRANIEDDLKTGVLRAVVATSSLELGIDMGLVDLVIQVESPPSVASGLQRVGRAGHQVGETSTGTFFPKHRSDLLSTALTVSRMREGKIEKLHIPANPLDVLAQQTLAACALEDVGVEAWFETVRRSAPYASLPRAAFTATLEMLAGKYPSDEFAQLRPRIVWDRDAGVLTGRPGAQRLAVVSGGTIPDRGLFGVYLVGSEDSSSKDGAKGGRRVGELDEEMVYESRVTDVFALGATSWRIEDITHDRVLVSPAFGQPGKLPFWKGDTQGRPVELGEALGKFTSELVNLPAEASREKLAGIGLDAFAAGNLLNYLGAQAEATTVVPSDKTLVVERFVDELGDWRVILHSPFGLPVHSPWALAVGARLHERYGLDGSAMAADDGIVLRVPAMDDEPPGAELFFFESDEIEDVVTAQVGNSALFASRFRECASRALLLPRTSPGKRTPLWQQRQRSAQLLDVARKYPDFPIILETVRECLNDVYDLPALKNLLAAVGSRGIAVREVQTRTPSPFAQSLLFGYVAQFLYEGDSPLAERRAAALSLDPALLGELLGRTELRELLDAKVIARTQGELQRTAENRKLAGLEGAADLLRLLGPLDAQAVADRLRHEDEAASAADAVEAAAGYLEQLVRSNRALAVRLGGREVFAAIEDAPRLRDGLGVPLPHGVPLAFIDPVADPVGDLVSRFARTHGPFTAGDVAAALGLGVAVVVSVLERLVSDSRVMVGAFRPAEMLLDSPVTGGSATEYCDAGVLRMIRTRSLAALRAEVEPVDQETFARFLPGWQGIGAGLRGIDGVLAVIEQLAGVPVPASALESHVLPARVRDYRPAMLDELMSAGEVLVSGAGALAGTDGWIALHTAENAPLSLPLPDTSALGPLATELFSVLGSSGAYFVPQLARLLAVAPPDGSGTASGSEPSSAEVLEALWELFWASAVAPDTLAPIRQLVSGGKAAHRVPALAPRARTARLGRMAMLRSSRTDGAADVTGRRQLPDSASGRWGALPAPEKDTTIRAHAAAEFLLERYGVVTRGSVAAESVPGGFGQLYRVLGRLEEAGHTRRGYFVERLGAAQFSTSATIDRLRALVREPGHGAPPVALALAATDPANPYGAALGWPEAAGGHRPGRKAGALVVLLDGALALYVERGGKTVLGFGALSGDQDSAAADPAVLDAIATELVAVLRRAAIAKLGIEKINGKPVLETPVGTALLRAGFYSSPSGLRFRS, translated from the coding sequence ATGGCTAAGAATGTTGAAGCGGCGCACGTCCTTGAGCGGTTCACCCCCGCGACGCGGGCCTGGTTCGAGGGAGCCTTCGCCGCGCCGACGCCCGCCCAGATCGGAGCGTGGGACGCCATCTCCACGGGCCGACATGCCTTGGTCGTTGCCCCCACGGGATCGGGCAAGACCCTGTCGGCGTTCCTGTGGGCCTTGGATTCCTTCGCCCGCACCGCCACGGAGATCACGGCCCCCGCACTTCCGGGACTGGAATCGGGGGCGTCCAAGGACAAAAAGGCCGAGACCACATCCGGCGGCACCAAGGTGCTCTACATTTCGCCGTTGAAGGCACTTGGCGTGGATGTGGAGCGCAACCTGCGCGCTCCGCTGGTGGGCATCAAGGCCACCGCCGCGCACCTGGGACTCGCGGTGCCCCAGGTGTCGGTCGGCGTGCGCTCCGGCGACACCCCGGCCAACGAACGCCGCAAGCTGGTGACCAACCCGCCCGACATCCTCATCACCACCCCCGAGTCGCTCTACCTGATGCTCACCTCCAGGGCCCGCGAATCCCTCACCGGCGTGCACACCGTGATCATCGATGAGGTCCACGCGGTGGCCGGCACCAAGCGCGGGGCCCACCTTGCGTTGTCCCTGGAGCGCCTCGATGCCCTGCTCCCTGCCCCCGCCCAACGCATCGGGCTCTCCGCCACCGTCGAACCGCGCGACGAGGTGGCCCGCTTCCTGGGCGGCACCGCCCCGGTGAGCATCATCGCCCCGCCGATCACCAAGACCTGGGAACTGAGCGTGCGGGTACCTGTCGAGGACATGACCGACCTGCCCGCCGCCGCGGCCGCCCACGACCTGGGACCCGGTTCCGGGCTGGCCCCGCAGGCCAGCATCTGGCCGCACGTCGAGGAACAGATCGTCGATTTGATCGAGGCGAACCGCTCCACCATCGTCTTTGCCAATTCGCGCAGGCTGGCCGAGCGGCTGACCGGGCGGCTGAACGAGATCCACGAATCCCGGGCGGCGGGGACGGACGCCGTCCCCGAAGCGACCTTCGCCTCCAACGGCATCGGTTCCACCGGAGCCGAGACGGGTGCAGGCACGCCCGCGGCGCGGGTCCAGCCGGGCACCGGAATGCCGGCTGCCATGATGGCCCAGGCCGGAACGACCGCCACCAGTGTCCCGGCGGGCGAGCGAGGGGCGGTGGCACCGTTGGCCCGCGCGCACCATGGCTCGGTGTCCAAGGAAACCCGGGCGAACATCGAGGACGATCTTAAGACCGGGGTGCTGCGGGCCGTGGTGGCCACCAGTTCCCTGGAACTGGGCATCGACATGGGCCTGGTTGACCTGGTGATCCAGGTCGAGTCGCCGCCTTCGGTGGCCTCGGGCCTGCAGCGCGTGGGCCGCGCCGGGCACCAGGTTGGCGAGACTTCCACAGGAACCTTCTTCCCGAAGCACCGGTCGGATTTGTTGAGCACCGCACTGACCGTCTCGCGCATGCGCGAGGGCAAGATCGAAAAGCTGCACATTCCCGCCAACCCGCTGGACGTGCTGGCGCAACAGACGCTGGCGGCGTGCGCGCTGGAGGACGTGGGTGTGGAGGCCTGGTTTGAGACGGTCCGCCGTTCGGCGCCCTATGCCTCGCTGCCGCGCGCCGCGTTCACCGCGACACTGGAAATGCTGGCGGGCAAGTATCCCTCGGACGAGTTCGCGCAACTGCGACCGCGCATCGTCTGGGACCGCGACGCCGGGGTGCTCACGGGCCGGCCGGGCGCGCAGCGACTGGCCGTCGTCAGCGGCGGCACGATCCCGGACCGCGGACTTTTCGGCGTGTATCTTGTCGGTTCCGAGGATTCCTCCAGCAAGGACGGTGCCAAGGGCGGGCGCCGGGTGGGCGAGCTCGACGAGGAAATGGTCTACGAGTCCCGCGTCACCGACGTGTTCGCGCTGGGGGCCACCAGCTGGCGGATCGAGGACATCACCCACGACCGGGTGCTGGTCTCCCCGGCCTTCGGACAGCCGGGAAAACTGCCGTTCTGGAAGGGCGACACCCAGGGCCGGCCGGTGGAACTCGGCGAGGCGCTGGGCAAGTTCACCTCCGAACTGGTCAACCTGCCCGCCGAAGCCTCGCGGGAGAAGCTGGCCGGCATCGGGCTCGATGCCTTTGCCGCCGGGAATCTCTTGAACTACCTGGGAGCCCAGGCGGAAGCCACCACGGTGGTCCCCAGCGACAAGACGCTGGTGGTCGAGCGGTTCGTGGACGAGCTCGGTGACTGGCGGGTCATCCTGCATTCGCCCTTCGGGCTGCCCGTGCATTCTCCCTGGGCGCTGGCCGTGGGGGCGCGGCTGCACGAACGCTACGGGCTGGACGGCTCCGCGATGGCAGCCGACGACGGGATCGTGCTGCGCGTCCCGGCGATGGACGACGAACCGCCGGGTGCCGAACTCTTCTTCTTTGAGTCCGACGAAATCGAGGACGTGGTCACCGCGCAGGTGGGCAACTCGGCGCTTTTCGCCTCCCGCTTCCGCGAATGCGCCTCCCGCGCCTTGCTGTTGCCGCGTACCAGCCCCGGCAAGCGCACCCCGCTGTGGCAGCAGCGCCAACGCAGCGCCCAGCTGCTGGACGTGGCGCGGAAGTACCCGGATTTCCCGATCATCCTGGAAACGGTTCGCGAATGCCTCAATGACGTCTACGATCTGCCCGCACTGAAGAACCTGCTTGCCGCGGTGGGTTCGCGCGGCATCGCGGTGCGCGAGGTGCAGACCCGCACACCCTCTCCCTTCGCCCAGTCGCTGCTCTTCGGCTACGTCGCCCAGTTCCTCTACGAGGGCGATTCGCCGCTGGCCGAGCGCCGCGCCGCGGCCCTGTCCCTTGACCCGGCGCTGCTGGGCGAGTTGCTGGGCCGCACCGAGTTGCGCGAGCTGCTCGACGCCAAGGTCATCGCCCGCACCCAGGGCGAGCTCCAGCGCACGGCAGAAAACCGCAAGTTGGCCGGGCTCGAGGGAGCGGCGGACCTGTTGCGGTTGCTCGGCCCGCTGGACGCCCAGGCCGTGGCGGACCGGCTGCGGCACGAGGACGAAGCCGCTTCCGCTGCCGACGCGGTGGAAGCCGCCGCCGGATACCTGGAGCAATTGGTCCGCTCCAACCGCGCCCTTGCGGTGCGTCTGGGCGGCAGGGAAGTGTTCGCCGCGATCGAGGATGCCCCGCGGCTGCGCGACGGGCTCGGGGTGCCGCTGCCGCATGGCGTGCCGCTGGCGTTCATCGACCCCGTGGCCGACCCGGTGGGCGACCTGGTCTCCCGCTTTGCCCGCACCCACGGGCCTTTCACCGCCGGGGACGTCGCGGCCGCACTGGGCCTGGGCGTCGCGGTGGTGGTTTCCGTGCTGGAGCGGCTGGTGTCGGATTCCCGGGTCATGGTCGGGGCGTTCCGGCCCGCCGAAATGCTCCTTGACTCCCCGGTGACCGGCGGCAGCGCCACCGAGTACTGCGATGCCGGGGTGCTGCGGATGATCCGCACCCGCTCGCTGGCCGCCCTGCGCGCGGAGGTCGAGCCCGTGGACCAGGAGACCTTCGCCAGGTTCCTGCCGGGCTGGCAGGGCATCGGCGCGGGACTGCGCGGCATCGACGGGGTGCTGGCGGTCATCGAGCAGCTGGCCGGGGTGCCGGTTCCGGCCTCCGCCCTGGAATCACACGTGCTGCCCGCCCGCGTCCGTGACTACCGGCCCGCAATGCTTGACGAACTCATGAGCGCCGGCGAGGTGCTGGTTTCCGGCGCCGGCGCGCTGGCCGGAACCGACGGCTGGATCGCCCTGCACACCGCCGAGAACGCGCCGCTGAGCCTGCCGTTGCCCGACACCTCGGCTCTGGGCCCGCTAGCCACCGAGCTGTTCTCGGTGCTGGGTTCCTCCGGCGCCTACTTCGTGCCGCAGCTGGCCCGGTTGCTGGCCGTCGCACCCCCGGACGGTTCCGGCACGGCGTCGGGAAGCGAACCGTCCTCCGCGGAAGTGCTCGAGGCCCTGTGGGAACTTTTCTGGGCCTCGGCCGTCGCTCCCGACACCCTGGCGCCGATCCGCCAGCTGGTCTCCGGTGGCAAGGCCGCGCACCGCGTGCCGGCACTGGCCCCGCGGGCGCGAACAGCCCGGCTGGGGCGCATGGCGATGCTGCGATCTTCCCGCACTGATGGAGCTGCCGATGTGACCGGTCGCCGCCAGCTCCCCGATTCGGCTTCCGGCCGCTGGGGCGCCCTGCCCGCCCCGGAAAAAGACACCACCATCCGCGCCCACGCAGCCGCCGAGTTCTTGCTCGAACGCTACGGGGTGGTGACCCGCGGCTCGGTCGCCGCCGAATCGGTGCCCGGCGGATTCGGACAGCTCTACCGGGTGCTGGGCCGGCTCGAGGAGGCCGGGCACACTCGCCGCGGCTACTTCGTGGAGCGGCTTGGCGCCGCCCAGTTCTCCACCTCCGCGACCATCGACAGGCTCCGTGCGCTGGTCCGCGAACCCGGACACGGGGCGCCTCCGGTGGCGCTGGCCCTGGCGGCCACCGACCCGGCCAACCCGTACGGGGCGGCATTGGGCTGGCCGGAGGCCGCCGGCGGGCACCGCCCCGGGCGCAAGGCCGGCGCGCTGGTGGTGCTGCTGGACGGCGCGCTGGCCCTGTACGTGGAGCGCGGAGGCAAGACGGTGCTGGGCTTCGGCGCCCTGTCCGGGGACCAGGATTCCGCCGCCGCGGATCCCGCGGTGCTTGATGCCATAGCGACCGAGTTGGTGGCTGTGCTGCGACGTGCAGCCATCGCCAAGCTGGGAATCGAGAAAATCAACGGGAAACCTGTTCTCGAAACGCCCGTCGGGACGGCCCTGCTGCGTGCCGGGTTCTATTCGAGTCCTAGTGGACTGCGTTTTAGGTCCTAG
- a CDS encoding 23S rRNA (pseudouridine(1915)-N(3))-methyltransferase RlmH, with translation MTIRVLAIGKKHESWVTEGIERYEKRMKKPFDLKWQLLPHSAREGDSARAEESERILAKVDSRDFLVLLDERGKNIDSPTLAKTLQRPFDTSRNITVVIGGAYGVDESVHSRADFVWSLSKLVFPHQLVRLILTEQLYRAQEISGGGKYHHV, from the coding sequence ATGACAATTCGCGTGCTGGCCATCGGCAAGAAACATGAATCCTGGGTGACCGAGGGCATCGAACGCTACGAAAAACGCATGAAGAAGCCCTTCGACCTCAAGTGGCAGCTGCTCCCCCACTCGGCACGCGAGGGGGATTCGGCCCGCGCCGAGGAATCCGAGCGAATCCTGGCGAAGGTCGATTCCCGGGATTTCCTGGTGCTGCTGGATGAGCGGGGCAAGAACATCGATTCCCCGACCCTGGCCAAGACCCTGCAGCGACCCTTCGACACTTCGCGGAACATCACCGTGGTGATCGGCGGCGCCTACGGGGTCGACGAATCGGTCCATTCCCGCGCCGACTTCGTCTGGAGCCTGTCAAAACTGGTCTTCCCGCACCAGCTGGTGCGGCTGATCCTCACCGAGCAGCTCTACCGAGCCCAGGAAATCTCCGGTGGCGGCAAGTACCACCACGTCTAG
- a CDS encoding phosphatase PAP2 family protein, which translates to MNSPRRTGKNRSHAGSILVFSLAILLGLFAVARRIWVSARAGGVPSVWDIPVLEWMVSNRNAATTDAAWFFTILGDTPAMTILALCIAVLFSWRTRGVWPGVLIAVTAAGSVALTVVLKATLGRARPSLDSVLAPLPASFAFPSGHALNSMAILGVVGYLSILIFRTLWARVLVLCTLACFVLGVGWSRIYLGHHWLTDVLGGLLIGGAWAAVVILLHHFVLLRNRRRVRWLQL; encoded by the coding sequence ATGAATTCACCGCGCCGGACCGGGAAGAACCGCAGCCATGCCGGGTCGATCCTGGTTTTTTCCCTCGCCATTTTGCTGGGGCTTTTTGCCGTGGCACGCCGCATCTGGGTTTCGGCGCGCGCCGGCGGGGTTCCCAGTGTCTGGGACATCCCGGTCCTGGAATGGATGGTGTCGAACCGGAATGCGGCCACGACGGACGCGGCCTGGTTCTTCACCATCCTGGGGGACACCCCTGCCATGACCATTCTGGCGTTGTGCATTGCAGTTCTGTTCTCATGGCGCACCCGTGGCGTGTGGCCGGGAGTGCTCATCGCCGTGACGGCCGCGGGTTCCGTGGCATTGACGGTCGTGCTCAAGGCCACCCTGGGCCGGGCGCGGCCTTCACTGGACAGCGTTCTTGCCCCGCTCCCCGCGTCCTTTGCCTTCCCCAGCGGCCACGCACTGAATTCCATGGCGATCCTGGGGGTTGTCGGATACCTGTCGATCCTCATTTTTCGCACCCTCTGGGCGCGAGTCCTGGTCCTGTGCACCTTGGCGTGCTTTGTGCTTGGCGTGGGATGGAGCCGGATCTACTTGGGGCACCACTGGCTGACCGATGTCCTGGGTGGATTGCTCATCGGCGGCGCATGGGCTGCTGTCGTCATCCTCCTGCATCACTTCGTGCTGCTCAGGAACCGGCGCAGGGTCAGGTGGCTGCAGCTCTAG
- a CDS encoding SDR family oxidoreductase: MRVSVLGGSGNMGKRVVGLLQEAGHDVVVASRSSGVDAYTGFGLAVALRGADTVVDCLNMTSVNARACIDFHETTAKNIIRSAEQEGVKHLVCISIINARNPEVNRRMGYYRGKAAQEARYQNAKIPTTIVRSTQWFELAETLLDQMKIGPVAVVPHMHCQPVAADAVAQLVVSMAEAGSDAPAGVELAGPEPRNMARLARLVARSNAAANHRGPHPRVIGVPVPGMKALNGGLLPANAVRTDPTTFEQWLANGRRA, from the coding sequence ATGAGGGTGAGTGTTCTCGGCGGCAGCGGAAACATGGGCAAGCGGGTCGTCGGCCTGTTGCAGGAGGCCGGCCACGACGTGGTGGTTGCGAGCCGTTCATCGGGCGTTGACGCCTACACGGGATTTGGCTTGGCGGTGGCGCTGCGCGGTGCCGATACCGTGGTGGACTGCCTGAACATGACATCGGTCAACGCGCGAGCCTGCATAGATTTCCATGAAACCACGGCCAAGAACATCATTCGCTCCGCGGAGCAGGAAGGCGTCAAGCACCTGGTGTGCATCTCGATCATCAATGCCCGCAATCCGGAGGTCAACCGGCGCATGGGCTACTACCGGGGCAAGGCCGCGCAGGAGGCCCGCTACCAAAACGCCAAGATCCCCACGACCATTGTTCGTTCCACCCAGTGGTTCGAGCTGGCCGAGACCTTGCTGGACCAGATGAAAATCGGGCCTGTGGCGGTGGTGCCGCATATGCATTGCCAGCCGGTCGCGGCCGATGCGGTGGCGCAATTGGTTGTTTCCATGGCCGAGGCGGGGTCGGACGCTCCGGCTGGAGTTGAACTTGCAGGTCCCGAACCCCGCAACATGGCCCGGCTGGCGCGCCTTGTTGCCAGGAGCAACGCCGCCGCGAACCACCGTGGGCCGCATCCCCGCGTCATTGGCGTCCCGGTGCCGGGAATGAAGGCGTTGAACGGCGGGCTGCTCCCCGCCAACGCCGTCCGTACTGATCCAACGACCTTTGAGCAGTGGCTGGCCAACGGCCGCAGAGCCTAG
- a CDS encoding SPFH domain-containing protein has translation MATIKRYPWISHFLGSPTGYVVHLQKGAVRHQGVGQAFWFRPASSVLSEVPVDDQELPTLFHAITRDHQDVSVQANVTYRFVDPVSVASRLDFALQQAGPATSGGKEQVTTIIGQLCQSHAIDHIATTTLAQSLEHGVSELRNLLTEALSADTRLVSTGIEILGVQVLAVRPESEVERALQTPVREQLQAEADRAVYERRAVAVERERTISENEMASQIELASRREHLVAQEGANARREAEEQAAAGLIQANAEAERRGIGATAEANRIRLVGEAEAAREAAAMEAYRGMDQATLLALAVREAAGSLPNIGNLTVTPDLLSGALAGLIREPGAAATGGK, from the coding sequence ATGGCCACCATCAAGCGCTACCCCTGGATCAGCCACTTCCTGGGCAGCCCCACCGGTTACGTTGTCCACCTGCAAAAGGGCGCCGTCAGGCACCAGGGTGTGGGCCAGGCGTTTTGGTTCCGGCCGGCGTCATCCGTACTCAGCGAGGTTCCCGTCGACGACCAGGAACTACCCACGCTCTTCCACGCCATCACCCGCGACCACCAGGACGTCAGCGTCCAGGCCAACGTCACCTACCGCTTCGTGGACCCGGTGTCCGTGGCCAGCCGGCTCGACTTCGCCCTCCAGCAGGCGGGCCCGGCAACCTCCGGCGGCAAGGAGCAGGTGACCACCATCATCGGCCAGCTCTGCCAGAGCCACGCGATCGACCACATCGCCACCACCACGCTCGCCCAGTCGCTGGAACACGGCGTCAGCGAGCTTCGCAACCTCCTCACCGAGGCCCTGAGCGCCGATACCCGGCTGGTGTCCACCGGTATCGAGATCCTCGGCGTACAGGTCCTCGCCGTCCGGCCGGAGTCCGAGGTCGAACGGGCGCTTCAGACACCGGTCCGCGAACAACTGCAGGCCGAGGCCGACCGTGCCGTGTACGAACGCCGGGCAGTTGCGGTCGAACGCGAACGGACCATCTCGGAGAACGAGATGGCCAGCCAGATCGAACTGGCCTCCCGGCGCGAACACCTCGTGGCCCAAGAGGGTGCCAACGCCAGGCGCGAAGCCGAGGAACAGGCCGCCGCCGGCCTGATCCAGGCCAATGCGGAAGCCGAACGCCGGGGCATCGGCGCCACCGCCGAGGCCAACCGGATCCGTTTGGTGGGCGAGGCGGAAGCAGCACGGGAAGCCGCCGCCATGGAGGCCTACCGGGGCATGGACCAGGCCACCCTGCTGGCTCTGGCGGTCCGCGAGGCCGCCGGCTCGCTGCCGAACATCGGTAACCTGACCGTCACCCCGGACCTGCTCAGCGGGGCACTGGCCGGGTTGATTCGGGAGCCGGGCGCCGCGGCCACCGGCGGAAAGTAG
- a CDS encoding NUDIX hydrolase → MPQSHPEPTRFPVTVDIVALTVRDDALNVLLITRLIEPFRGKLALPGGFVLAGEGLGEAAIRELAEEAGVEQVPGHLEQLQSYGPKGRDPRGDVLTVAHLMLAPNFPVLSAGSDAEHAAWYPVSHVLEGETELAFDHGRILADAVERARSKLEYSPLGAAFCGEEFTIAQLRAVYEAVWGTRLDPRNFHRKATGNPGFLEDTGRMTAGDAGRPAALFRLAPAARSAAGEPVRAVLNPPLMRPRP, encoded by the coding sequence ATGCCTCAATCCCATCCGGAGCCCACGCGCTTCCCGGTGACGGTGGACATCGTCGCCCTCACCGTCCGCGACGATGCCCTGAACGTCCTGCTGATCACCCGCCTCATCGAGCCGTTCCGCGGCAAGCTCGCGCTGCCGGGAGGGTTCGTGCTTGCCGGAGAGGGCCTGGGGGAGGCTGCGATCCGCGAGCTGGCGGAGGAGGCCGGGGTCGAGCAGGTCCCGGGGCACCTGGAGCAGCTGCAGAGCTATGGGCCGAAGGGGCGTGACCCGCGCGGGGATGTGCTCACCGTGGCCCACCTGATGCTGGCGCCCAACTTTCCCGTATTGTCCGCCGGAAGCGACGCCGAGCACGCCGCTTGGTATCCGGTCAGCCACGTTCTGGAGGGGGAAACCGAACTTGCCTTCGACCACGGGCGCATCCTGGCCGATGCCGTGGAGCGGGCGCGGTCAAAGCTCGAGTACTCGCCGCTGGGGGCGGCGTTCTGCGGGGAGGAGTTCACCATCGCCCAGCTCCGCGCCGTGTATGAGGCGGTGTGGGGCACCCGCCTGGATCCCCGGAACTTCCACCGCAAGGCCACGGGAAACCCCGGTTTCCTCGAGGACACCGGCCGAATGACCGCGGGCGACGCCGGTCGCCCTGCGGCGCTTTTCCGGCTCGCGCCGGCGGCCCGTTCCGCGGCGGGAGAACCAGTCCGGGCGGTGCTCAACCCGCCTCTCATGCGGCCTCGCCCTTAA